CTGGGCTTCGTTTGTGCTGGTCTATACCTACTCGCGCACCGGTTATGTGCTGTGGGCATTGCAATTAGTGCTGGCATTTTTATTTCGCGGGGGACGAAAACCCGGCCGCAGCTTGAACTGGCGCGGGATTGCGCGGCGTTTGCTACAAGTAGGGTTGATGCTGACCGTCTTGCTGGCGGTAGTGTTTGCCTTTGGCTCGCGCAATCGTTATTTCTCGCGTTTGTGGAGCTACTGGACAGATGAAAACGCCACTGGCTCGTATGCGCAGTATATTGCGGTCAGCCAGCGCATAGCCTATTGGGAGACGGCCTACCACATTTACGAAGATTATCCCTGGATGGGGATTGGGCTGGGCAATTACACGTTTTACTTTGAAGAGACGCTTACGGATCGTCCGCTGTACCCGACCCCAGAATTGGTGTATAAATTTACCCCCGCTGAGGGACGCAACCGGTTGGTAGTGCCCAAGAATATGTTCGCCCGTATTCTCGCCGAGACCGGCTTGATGGGTTCGGCGGCCTTTGTGGCTTTTGTGGTGGCCGTCTTGGGCGCGGCGTTGTATCTATTCCTCGCTCCGGAACGCGATCCGCGCTACTGGGGTTTGGCCGGGCTGCTCTCGCTGGTAGTTTTCCTGGGGGTGGGATTCTCAGTCGATTCCTTTGCCATCCCCAATATGTGGATTGTCTTTGGGCTAATCACAGCCAGCGTGCAGGTGCATGGAAAAAAAAGCTAACGCAAAGCCACAAGGTTCCAGGACGCAAAAAAAAATATCAAGACCTTTGCGGCTTAGTTCCTTTGCGCCCTTGCGTTGATTTTCTTATTGCGGCTGGAGACGCGTTATGGTGCAGAATAAATTTCCACGCATTGCCATCTGGGGAATGTTCATCATCGGCCTGGTTTATTTCTCGCTGATGATCTTCCCCAATTTGACTGGCGCGCAGGATTGGAATATGCTCTCGATTTTCGAGAAGGACGAGTTTGCCCAATACCAGCACGTTCTGCGCATGCTCAGCCCGGGCGACACCATTTTCGAGACCCTGCGCCGTTTCGTTGTCTATTTGCACTACGATTACGGTTATCCCTTCTACCTGTTCTCGGCGTTGATGTTGCTGCCTTACCGGATCATTGTCGGTGCTGCCTGGGGGCAGGATTCGGCCACCATTATGCTGATTCTTCGGCAAATGGTCAGCGTGCTGCCAATGATTTTCTCTGTGGCCCTGATGGTGGATATGCAAACCGAACGCAAATCTACCGCGAAAATTCTGGGGCTATTTGCGTTTCTGTTGGCGTTTCCCGCGGCGGTGTTGAATAATCTCTGGTGGCACCCGGATAGCCTGTCGATTTTGCTGATTGTGCTCACTTTCTATTTTCTACGCAGAGATGATTTCCGCTTTAGACGCTATTTTTATCTTGCCGCGGTGCTGTGTGGCATGGGCGTGAGTGTCAAATTTGCCGGGGCATTTTTTGCACTGGCGGTTCCGCTGTATATTCTTTGGGGATTGAAAGATCAAAAACTGGAACTTCGCCGCGCTCTATGGGCGGCGTTCTTCTTCGTAGCAGTGATGGCCCTGGGGTTGGTGATCTCGAATCCATTGCTGCTTATTCCCCAAACCCGGGCAGAAATTCTCGCCCGGCAGCAGCAACTTATTTTTCAGACGCGTAGCGGCTATTACACCCAATACGCCGACTGGAATCTCACAAAGGAAAAGATTCAACGCATCATCTGGCCATATTACGGGCAGTGGTTCACGCTGCTGCTGATGTTGGCCGGGCTGATCCAGGGAGTGCGTTCGCCGCGCTACCGCTTTATCAATGTGATGATTTTAGCTTTTTCCATTCCCTACTTTTGGGCCGTGGGCGGCTCAACCGTGCGCCCGCTGTATTACCTGCCGATGGCGATTCCTTTTGCATCAGGGCTGGTGCATCTTTTCCCGGAGGAGAATAGTCGCGGAGCCACAGAGAACACGAAAAGCTCCTCTGTGGCCCTCATGGAAAAACTCCGTATTCTTCGTGTCTCAGTGGTTTTTCCACTGCTGTTACTTGCTTTTCAGTTTGGCTTGTATCTTCAGCAGGATGCCAAAATTTACACGGATATTCTCTACCGAGAAGAGCGTTCCGAGAGCATTGCTTTCTATCACGAAGTGGAAGCGCGCTTAACCGGGATGGGGCTTGCCGATGAGCCTTTGGTGATCTACCGTGATCTGACCGCTTATGTGCCGCCCAAGTCGAACTACGATGTGCTGATGAAATGGAAGCTGGCAACTTACGATTACATCAACGAAAACCAGCCCGATGTGCTGTTGCTGGAAATGAATTATGTGTTAGAGTTTACCCAACCCGATGCGGTTGAAAACGCGGTTGACCCAGACCAAATGCGCGCCTGGCAAAAATTCTACGGCGATGCCTATGCCGACGAATTACCCGGTTACAGAATTCTTTATCAAAATGATTATGCGTTGGCGCTACTACGGGAAGGTTTGACCGCCGATGACTGAGTCCGACCGATGGCCGACCATTTTCTACGGTTGGCGGCCCGCGGTCGTTTTTCTTAAGGATTTTGCCTCATGAATAAAACCCTGATTATCGTTATTGTTGTTATATTGGTGCTATTGTTGTGTGCTTGCCTATGCCTGGTGTTGATCGGCGGTGCGGCGGTTTTTGGACTGTATCAGCAAGATGGGAATGTAGATTGGTCAACTGGTCCGGATACGGCCACCCCGGTTGTGCTGCGCCCCACCCCGCAGGAGACCCCCCAACCCGCGGACCAAACTCTGGAGGCAAACGCCACGCCCGGGGTGCAGAATCAGCCTCAGGCCGAGTTCGCTGCGCCTGATTGGAAACACGAAACCCTGCAAACGCTGGAAGAAGCGGTTGTCCCCGTCAACGATATGCTTGAACTGGCTGAGCGTCTTGGCGGGCAGGAAAATGTCCCCCTGACGGTGGCTGCCCCTCCACAGTATCAGATCGGCGAACAAGATGTAATGTGGCTCACCAATGTGGATACGAATGAGAGTTTTCAGGTTGATGTCACTTTGCAATATGTCACCGAGCATGTCTATTTCTGGATTGAAGATGGAGTGATTTTTGAAGCTGATGAAGTCGCAGCGTTGGTTGAAACCTTTGAGCGAGAGATTTACCCGCGCAATCGCGAATTCTTTGGCAGCGAATGGAGTCCCGGTGTGGATAATGACCCGCATTTGTATATTATCTATGCCAGTGGGTTAGGCTGGGGCTTGGCGGGATATTTTTCTTCGGCGGATGAATATCACCCGCTGGCGCATGAATATTCCAACGCGCATGAGGCCTTTGTGCTCAATTCCGATAACCTGAACCTTTCTGGCGATTTCACTCTGGGCGTTCTGGCGCACGAATTTCAGCATATGATTCACTGGTACCGCGACCGCAACGAGTCATCCTGGCTGAATGAGGGTTTTTCAGAATTGGCCGCGTTTATCAATGGCTATGATGTTGGCGGTTTCGATTATTCCTACACCAGCAACCCCGATTTGCAACTCAACGATTGGCCGAATGATTCAGGCGCTACTGGCCCGCACTATGGGGCAGGCTTCCTGTTTGTAGATTATTTCCTCAATCGCTTTGGCGAGGAAGCCACCCAGGCATTGGTGGCGCATCCCGATAACGGCATGAAGAGCGTTGACGCTGTACTGGAAGAATTAGGTATTCACGATTCGCTCACGAATGAACCGATCAGCGCCGACGATTTTTTTGCCGATTGGGTGTTGGCCTCCTATTTACAAGACGAAAAGGTGGCCGATGGCCGTTATACGTACGCCAATTACCCCGGCGCGCCATCAACCTCGGTCACCGAGAGCGTATACACCTGCCCCTCTGAAGTGTTGACGCGCGATGTCAGCCAGTATGGGGTGGATTATTATCGCATTGCTTGCAGCGGAACGTATAATCTGTATTTTGAGGGTAGTGTAGTGGTGGGCGTGTTACCTGCCGATCCGTACTCGGGCGATTATGCTTTCTGGTCGAACAAGGGCGATGAGTCGGATATGACCCTCACGCGCAGTTTCGATTTTAGCGATCACACTGGCCCGCTGACCCTTACGTATCAGACCTGGTACGACATCGAAGCCGATTATGATTATGTCTATCTCGAAGCTTCGCTGGATGGCGAAAACTGGGAAATTCTAAAAACTCCCTCTGGCACGGCGGAAGACCCCTCCGGCAATAGTTATGGCTGGAGCTACAACGGGCTTTCCGGGTTGGATGGCGAATGGATTTTAGAAGAAGTGGATATTTCGCAGTTTGCCGGTCAACAGGTGCAATTAAGATTTGAATATGTGACCGATGCGGCCGTTAATGGGGAGGGTTTTATGCTCGATGATATTGCTATCCCCGAAGTGGGCTACTCAACCGACCTCGAAGGTGATTCCGGTGGTTGGGAGACAGCCGGCTTTGTGCGCATTCGCAATGAGCTCCCCCAAACCTTTCGGCTGGCGATGATTACGGTTGGCGATACGACTACGGTCGAGATGATTCCGCTGGGCTTGGATAACGCTGTTGCGATTCCGGTCGAAATTGGCGGCGACGTGGATGAAGTCATCTTTGTAGTTTCAGGAACAACCCGCCACACTCGCCAGCGGGCGGCCTATCGTTTTGAACTGACGCGCTAAATATAACTCGAAACAAAAAAGGGCGTGTGATGCGGTTATCACACGCCCTTTTTTGTTTTTACGCTGGTTTGCGCAGGTTGGAGAGTTGTTCTTCGAGTTCAGCTCGCCGCTCAGCCGCAGCCGTTTTAACTTCATCCTGAATGCTTTGGGCACGCGCTTGAAGCTGTGTGCGCAATTCATCGCCTGAGGAGGGCGTCAGCAACAAGGTGATCATGCCACCGAGCAATGCCCCAAAGATCAGGCCGGTTAAGAAATTTGTGACCCGCTTCATGTATAATCTCCTTTGCATTAAATTTACTTTCGATCAGGGATGACTTTCTGCGAAAGTGAAGCCTGAGCAATTATATTCTTTCAGTATTATAATTGACAAATTGTCTGATGGAGGCACAATCTATGCAACATCCATTTGAACAAATTACGGTGAGCCGCCGCCAGCGCGTATTTTGGGCATTGGTTGCGCTGACATTGTTGGTCGAGGCGATTTTCGTGCTGACAGGATCCCCGCTGACCAGCGATGCGGCTCCCGCGGGGATTGTATCCTTTGAATTGGCGGCAACCACCCCCATGGTGGAAAGCATCCTTGCCAGTTGGGATTCTGTTGCCCGCGAGCGTGCCGCATTCATTCAGGGGCTGGATTTTCTCTTTATCCCTCTATATGCAGCAGCCATTGGCCTGGGCTGCATTATGGCCGCCGATACGTTTTCCCGAAAAATGTTGAAATTCGCCGCCGTGGGGCGCTGGCTGGCCTGGGGGTTGATTCTGGCTGGCCTGCTGGATACAGTAGAGAATATTTCCCTGTTGGTGATGCTCTTCGTGGCGCCCGCCCAGCCCTGGGCTTTGATCGCTGCCGCGTGCGCTGTACCCAAGTTTGTGCTGGTGACGCTGGGTTTAATATATGCGCTGCTTGGCGGTGTGACCTACTTATTCCGCAAAATGTGAACTTTTATACGCTTTGCGGCTAGCCCTGTAAAAATATGTCTACTCCTTCAATACGCAAAACATCCCAACAAGCGCCAAAATCTGCCGCGAACAAGATTCTGCTGGCAGGGTTGGCGCTTGTTTTGCTGATGTTGATCGGTTTTATTGGCGCTTGGGCGGGGTATCAGCACGGGGCGGTTTTGGCCGCAAACGAGGTAATTGCACCGAATGCTGATGCAATTGACGAGCAATATCAATTAGGGCTGGAAGATTATCAGGTTGGAAGTTATGAGTCGGCGCGTCAGCGTCTGGAATATGTGGTGGCCTTTGCCCCCGAAGATTATCCAGATGCCTGGGAGTATCTCAGCGAAATTTTGCAAATTCTAAATACAACCGCTACGCCGACGCTTTCATCGCTGCCGCCTACGCTGCCGCCAAGCCCCACCATCACGCTGACACCCACGCGCGACCCCAGCGGAGTTGAATCCATCTTTCAGCGCGCCCAATCCCTGCTGGCAGCAGGCGACTGGGATGGCGCGGTTGCGGCATTGATTGCACTACGCAACGAAGATTTGACCTATCGCGTTGTTGAAGTGGATGACAGCCTTTTTGCTGCTCTGCGCAATCGCGGCGAGCAGCGCATTTTGAAACTCGGTGACCTGGAAGGGGGGCTTTATGATCTTTCGCTGGCAGAAAAAATTGGCCCTTTGGATTATCAGGCCACGGTGTACCGCGGCTGGGCGAGATTATATTTAACCGGTTTGGGGTTTTGGCAAGCGTATCCAGAACAAGCTGTTTACTATTTTTCGCAAGTTGCCGCCTCTGTGCCGGGTTTGCGCGATGGCACCGGCTCCAGCGCCGGGTGGCGTTACCGCATGTCGCTGTTGCACTATGGCGCAGAACTGGCCGCTGAGCGACGCTGGTGCGAAGCCCAGCGACAGTACGAATTAGCGTTGCAATTTGGCGGCGCTGATGAAGATTTGCCGCTGACATTGACGCATGTAGCGAATATTTGTTCGCCGCCCACACAGACCATGACTCTGACGCCATCGATTACTTTGACGAATACGGTCACACTGACTCCTCTGCCAGGGCCATCGGCGACACTGTCCGGGGTACCAAGTGATACACCGATCCTGCCGAGCGATACGCCCGTTTCGCCAAGCGATACACCGGCCCTGCCGAGCGATACGCCCGTTTCGCCAAGTGATACACCGATCCTGCCGAGTGATACGCCCATCTCACCAAGCGATACACCGATCCTGTCGAGTAATACGCCTATTCCGCCAAGTGATACACCGATCCCGCCGAGTGATACGCCGATTCCCCCAAGCGATACGCCTGTTCCGTAGTTTTTAGTATGACAAGATCACGCCAACAAACACCTGCTAAATCTCGCTCTGCCTGCCTCTCCTGGGTGGCCTGGAGCATGGCGTTAATTGTATTGATGTTCGTGACTGGCTTTGTAACCTATTCGGTGAGCCGCGAATTTAGCTACACACAGAATTATCACACTGCGATTCCTGAACTGCCCCGATTTGAACCGGTTCTCTCTACCGATGTTGCCGAGACGCAAGCGCCTGATGCCCTCACCCCCGACCGCCCTACGCCGCTACCTTTGCCCAGCCAGACCCTTGAAATTACGCCGACCCTCGTCCCGTGGAATGGCACTGAGCGTGTCACGATTTTATTGATGGGTCTTGATTATCGCGATTGGGCTAATGAGGTTGGCCCCTCCCGCTCGGATACCATGATCCTCTTGACGATGGATCCCGTCGCCAAGACTGCGGGTGTACTTTCGATTCCGCGTGATCTTTGGGCGGCCATCCCCGGGGTAGGACACGCCAAAATTAACACAGCCCACGCTTATGGTGGCCCCGGCTTGTCTGTGCAAACCGTGGAACTGGTCATCGGGGTGCCGATCCACTACTATGCGGTGGTCGACTTCGATGCCTTTATCCGTTTTATTGACGAACTCGGCGGTGTCAAGCTGGATATTCCGGAACGCATCAAAATTGATCCGCTGGGCGATGATAATACGCGCTATTTGCAGCCTGGCGTGCAAACCTTGCCCGGTGAGTTAGCGTTGGCCTATGCGCGCAATCGCAGCCAGGGTGATGGCGACTTTGCTCGTGCCCGTCGTCAGCAGCAGGTGATTATGGGCATCCGTGACCGTATTCTTGATCTTGAATTGCTGCCAATGTTGATTAGCAAAGCGCCCACCCTGTATACGGAGTTGGCCGCGGGGATCAAAACCAATATACAGTTGGATGAAATGCTGCGATTGGCCGCGGTGGCTGCCCAGGTACCCAGGGAGAATATTCGCCAGGGGGTGATCGACATCAATTACGTGGCCTTTGGTTGGTCGCCGAATAATTTGAGCATTCTTGTCCCATACCCGGATCGCATTCGTGTGTTGCGCGATGAAATTTTCGACACATCGGGTTCGCTATCACCTTTGGCCGCAGGTAATCCACTGGATTTGCTTGCCCAGGAGGGCGCCTCCATTGCAGTGTGGAATGGCAGCAACGATCCGGAACTGACTCAGCGCACGGCGAATTATTTGCGCACACAGGGCGCAATAGTGGTGGAAACTCGCGAACTAGATGAACGCTACACCAGCACGACTCTGGTAGCTCATGTGGGACGACCCTACACGATGCAATATCTCATGGGTTTATTTGATGTAGACACGCGCCACATTCAGTTCAACTATGAATATGGCAGCGCAGTTGATGTAGTTGTGGTGTTGGGTGATGACTGGGCTACCGTCCCAGATTTACCTTGATTATGAGGCCATTTGGGGGTATAGTATGAATACTTTTAACGCTAAAGAGTAGCTACAGATAAACGCAGATATACACGGATAAATAAAAAGAAAAAAATCTGTGGTTGATTTTTGTAAATATGATCAATTCATCTTTCCCTTTCATTGATTTGCACCGCCACCTGGATGGCAGCATCCGCCTGGAGACGATTTTGGATTTGGGTAGGCAGCACAACCTGCCACTTCCGGCCTGGGATGTGGATTCCCTGCGCCCATATGTGCAGGTGATGGAACCGCAGCCCGGTGTGATGGCTTTCCTCGCCAAGTTCGAGTGGATGGTGGGTGTCTTGGCCGATTATGATGCCTGCCGCCGCGTGGCCTATGAAAA
Above is a genomic segment from Chloroflexota bacterium containing:
- a CDS encoding YtxH domain-containing protein, which gives rise to MKRVTNFLTGLIFGALLGGMITLLLTPSSGDELRTQLQARAQSIQDEVKTAAAERRAELEEQLSNLRKPA
- a CDS encoding LCP family protein; this translates as MTRSRQQTPAKSRSACLSWVAWSMALIVLMFVTGFVTYSVSREFSYTQNYHTAIPELPRFEPVLSTDVAETQAPDALTPDRPTPLPLPSQTLEITPTLVPWNGTERVTILLMGLDYRDWANEVGPSRSDTMILLTMDPVAKTAGVLSIPRDLWAAIPGVGHAKINTAHAYGGPGLSVQTVELVIGVPIHYYAVVDFDAFIRFIDELGGVKLDIPERIKIDPLGDDNTRYLQPGVQTLPGELALAYARNRSQGDGDFARARRQQQVIMGIRDRILDLELLPMLISKAPTLYTELAAGIKTNIQLDEMLRLAAVAAQVPRENIRQGVIDINYVAFGWSPNNLSILVPYPDRIRVLRDEIFDTSGSLSPLAAGNPLDLLAQEGASIAVWNGSNDPELTQRTANYLRTQGAIVVETRELDERYTSTTLVAHVGRPYTMQYLMGLFDVDTRHIQFNYEYGSAVDVVVVLGDDWATVPDLP
- a CDS encoding O-antigen ligase family protein, translated to MQKTLWALFLLTLPVTSFPYFPGGVGGRTEVRPLSIYPLFLLLLIYTLPRLFTHSTPRTALPLGAFVLVALASTVLAYTRGIDPDIGISVSSRAVRMTATLLLGVAFYITVAVIPRTADELRFALRWLYAGFGIALLWGCVQIGYILFYTPEYFDLIEYLQGFFSVRGLFETRISGMTYEPNWFAEQITFLLMPWLFAAVMSGYSAFRWRWRFFTVELLLLGWASFVLVYTYSRTGYVLWALQLVLAFLFRGGRKPGRSLNWRGIARRLLQVGLMLTVLLAVVFAFGSRNRYFSRLWSYWTDENATGSYAQYIAVSQRIAYWETAYHIYEDYPWMGIGLGNYTFYFEETLTDRPLYPTPELVYKFTPAEGRNRLVVPKNMFARILAETGLMGSAAFVAFVVAVLGAALYLFLAPERDPRYWGLAGLLSLVVFLGVGFSVDSFAIPNMWIVFGLITASVQVHGKKS